The following coding sequences lie in one Peromyscus maniculatus bairdii isolate BWxNUB_F1_BW_parent chromosome 3, HU_Pman_BW_mat_3.1, whole genome shotgun sequence genomic window:
- the LOC102911584 gene encoding N-acetyltransferase 8-like yields the protein MASYHIRQYQERDHKQVLDLFSRGMEEHIPASFHHALMLPRTLLVLLGVPIALVLVYGSWLLAIMCGFLLLLLLWLLARQPLKKFVAMCLHTDLADITKSYLRELGSCFLVAETEDQVVGMAAARPVKDPSLNRKQLQLFHLSVSSQHRGQGIGKALIRTVLQFARDQGYSDVVLRTTVLMHDAVALYKGMGFQKTGKSFFNPIAKLLTVPSIHFRLPLPLAQKHEL from the coding sequence ATGGCTTCTTATCACATCCGCCAGTACCAGGAGAGGGACCACAAACAGGTCCTGGACTTGTTCTCTAGGGGCATGGAGGAGCACATCCCcgcctccttccaccatgcattGATGCTGCCCCGAACCCTCCTGGTTTTACTTGGGGTACCCATTGCCCTGGTCCTAGTGTATGGTTCCTGGCTGCTGGCCATTATGTGtggcttccttctgcttctattacTGTGGCTCCTTGCCAGACAGCCCTTGAAGAAGTTTGTGGCCATGTGTTTACACACAGACCTGGCTGACATCACCAAGTCCTACCTGAGGGAGCTTGGTTCCTGCTTCTTGGTGGCTGAGACTGAGGACCAGGTTGTGGGCATGGCGGCTGCTCGGCCAGTCAAGGACCCCTCATTAAACAGGAAGCAGCTGCAGCTCTTCCACCTGTCTGTGTCCTCACAGCATCGAGGACAGGGAATTGGGAAAGCGCTGATCAGAACTGTCCTCCAGTTTGCACGGGACCAGGGCTACAGTGACGTTGTTCTTCGTACCACTGTGCTGATGCATGATGCCGTGGCCCTCTACAAGGGCATGGGTTTCCAGAAGACAGGCAAGTCCTTCTTCAACCCAATAGCAAAGCTACTGACTGTCCCTTCAATTCATTTCAGGCTCCCACTCCCTTTGGCTCAGAAACATGAGCTATGA